DNA from Rhinatrema bivittatum chromosome 16, aRhiBiv1.1, whole genome shotgun sequence:
tgcctgcctctctctccttgtGTGTCTTTTGCAAACCCTATgtcttttattctctctctcacttgtcttttgttctctctctctgggtCGCTCTTGAATTTCTGGAAGAGGAGCCTTGCAGCTGCCTGGAATTCCCCCACCTCTGCGCTTCTAAACTGAAAGCAACTCTGCCTTGTgccctcctccctcacccccgGCTTCTCGCCCATAGGCAGGGGGTGAGGGAGTTCCTGGCCACTCCCTGAGCCTGGCAGGGAGCCCTGCCAATCACCGAGGGCAAGCGGCCGCCAGGAAGCTGAAAGTGAAAGCAGCTCTCCGgagaggcagagcaaggcagacaGAGACAGGGAAGAGCTGCAGCCCCGGCCACAAACCCGGACATTATGGTGAAAACGTGCGTCTTGAAGGTCAGCGATGAGTCCAGGGAGAAGGTGAGAAGAGTTTATTTGCAAAGTATTTAATCCCAGAGGCTTTTAGCCACATGGCTGCAAGGAGCAGGGAGGAGGGGACCCATTCCCCTATGGGCTTCAAGTGCAAAACAGGCACAGCCCGCACCCagtcctcaccccccccccccccaagttgcaGTCTAACCCTCTTCCCTAGTGCCCATCCCACCCTGGGGCAACACCTGACACTCTGCCCTCCCCACCAACAGCACAGCCTGCATCCTGCACTCTCCACCCTGGGGCAACACCTGACACTCTGCCCTCCCCACCAACAGCACAGCCTGCATCCTGCACTCTCCACCCTGGGGCAACACCTACACTCTTTCCTCCTCATTAACAGTACAGCCTGCATCCTACCCTCCCTGCCCTGGGCACGATCTGACCCTctgcccttccccaccccagGCACAGCCAGACCCTCTGCCCTTCCTGCCCCAGAGCACAGCCTGATTGCCCTTCCACCTTCACATTGAGGCCCAGTCTGACCCATCGCCTCACAATGCAGCTTGAGATCTGTATACGGGGTGAGAAATATAATTCTAATCCCCcttcacctctctcccccccaggtCGAGGTTTTCAAGAGCGCGCTCTTCCAGCAGGTAAGGGACAACGCTTCAGTGTTTAAGTGCTTTTCTGGGTCCCTCAGTCTCTGCCTCCCACTTCTCAACTTTatatcctctctcttctcttagGCTGAAGAGTTCCTTTCTGGATTTTTACCACTGAAAATCATCCAGCTCAATAATCTCCTGAAggtaaaaataaatgaagcaggAGCAGAGCATTTCCATCCTCCGAGAGTCACCAACTAACCCGGTTAACGGATCTAGGCCTGTTTAGTTGTTGTGGTACCAGCCGgtgcattctgggatttgtagtgCTTCTTTTTCCCCATTTATAATGAATGCTAAAGGTACCAGAATACATCAGGGAGGGGCTGCCAGGAAGCCAGGACTGGCCGAAAGCCTCCCTTCATGGGTTGGGCCACTCAGATGCTCTCAAGCCAGTCTAGAGATTGCCTTGCTCCCTTGCCTGATGCGAGATTTTGTAGAAAGCTCGGAGAGGACCTTCTGGGGAAAAGGTGCCGGGACTGTGGGATCCAATGACTTCCGGTTTCTTCTTTTCCTCGGCAGGAAGGGCCCCTTAATCTGACGGATCTCTCGTGCATTCATGCCGAGCTGGATATTCCTATCCCTGACCCTCCACCGAAGGACGATGAGGTGAGCGAGTGAAGATGGGATAGGAAGGGGGTAGAAGGTCCCACATCATGTGCACACCATGCATTACCATATCTTTAGTCTTTCTATCCTGCTTGATCTCTTTCCTTCTTTCCAGGAGACTTCTAAAATGGAAACAGacaaggaagaaaagaaggagagTAAGAAACACATCAGCCATATTGATTTTTCATGCTACCTGATTGGTTTTCCTGTCctctactccctctctctctctccctctctcgctgTCCAGTCTTTGATGCTCTTACGTTTCTGTATCTTCCTAGCCCCGAAGTGTGGCTTCCTGAAGGGCAACGAGAAAATCCTGAGCCTGCTGAACCAGGTGAAGCCAGAAGTGCGCATCCTCAAGGAGAAGTGCATCATGGTAAAAACAAAGAAAGCGAGTCAAAATATGTAATCTGTGAGCCCCGATAACCGTGAAACATTCACCCTAAAAGCAAACTTTCTCTTAGCAAAGCCAGCCTAGTGGGTCTCTGGAAATGTGAACACCCTCACAGCAGTGCCCCCTCCTCAGGGGGGCACCCTGGTCGTTAAATCAGTAACCGGTTGCATTCTGAATTTCAGATCATCACTTGGATCCAGCACTTGATCCCCAAAATTGAAGATGGAAATGATTTTGGGGTAGCAATACAGGTAAAAGAGATGGGAGGAACGGGaactggggcagggggagagagagagggtggggcaGGTAGGCTGCTGCCTCTGTGTGGTTAACTAatcctctctctgtgtctctgtcTCTGCCCAGGAGAAGATTCTGGAGAGAATCACTGCCATTAAAACCAAAGTAGAAACTTTTCAGACCAACATTTctaagtaagtgtgtgtgtgtaagggggagAGGAATAAAAAGGGAGTGAGGAAACAGATGGGAGACAGGAAGGAgacaaaaaaagggaaagattAAGTAAgggatgagagacagagggagagagatggagggagggaggagaaaagtCAGAGGCTGAGCTTTTTGACCCCCCAGTCTCTGCCCAtggatgggatggggagggaggttatTCTGTGCCACAGGACGGAGCGCAGGGGGCCAGGAATTGAGGCGATGAAGAAAAGGCAAGTCTTCCTCTCCAGCTTCTCCCCATGTC
Protein-coding regions in this window:
- the PSME2 gene encoding proteasome activator complex subunit 2, with the translated sequence MVKTCVLKVSDESREKVEVFKSALFQQAEEFLSGFLPLKIIQLNNLLKEGPLNLTDLSCIHAELDIPIPDPPPKDDEETSKMETDKEEKKETPKCGFLKGNEKILSLLNQVKPEVRILKEKCIMIITWIQHLIPKIEDGNDFGVAIQEKILERITAIKTKVETFQTNISKYFSERGDAVAKASKETYVMDYRTLVHEKDEAAYVEIRSILMDLRGFYMELDDIITKNLEKLTNPKGEEKPSMY